A genome region from Carcharodon carcharias isolate sCarCar2 chromosome 17, sCarCar2.pri, whole genome shotgun sequence includes the following:
- the LOC121289706 gene encoding prolactin-releasing peptide receptor-like, translated as MEHKTPGLQNWESVPENRSAGGSRLEEFGNLSSQFQGIQLIQSFKPLIIPCYVLVVFIGIFGNYLLIYVICKTKKMHNITNFLLGNLAFSDMLMCATCVPFTLAYVFEPRGWIYGRFMCYFVFLMQPVTVFVSVFTLTVIAVDRYYATVHPLKRRLTIPSCAYLLAAIWLMACLLAAPALVHTYHVEFFHQDLTICEEFWTGMEKPRLVYAYSTLVVTYVLPLSVISLSYLRISVKLKNRVVPGNITQTQAEWDRARRRKTFRLLVLVVAVFGLCWLPLHLFNVIKDIDIDLIDKQYFNLIQLLCHWFAMSSTCYNAFIYAWLHDSFRGELKKMFTWQNQKVAPSAHCVMTSVVL; from the coding sequence ATGGAACATAAAACACCAGGATTGCAAAACTGGGAGAGCGTCCCGGAGAATCGAAGTGCTGGAGGCAGCAGGCTGGAAGAATTCGGCAACCTCTCTTCTCAGTTTCAGGGTATCCAGCTGATTCAGTCTTTCAAGCCTCTGATCATCCCCTGCTACGTGCTGGTGGTGTTCATCGGCATCTTTGGCAACTACTTGTTAATCTACGTGATCTGCAAGACCAAGAAGATGCACAACATCACCAATTTCCTGCTAGGTAACCTGGCTTTCTCGGACATGCTGATGTGCGCTACCTGTGTCCCCTTCACTCTGGCTTATGTCTTCGAGCCCCGGGGATGGATCTACGGCAGATTCATGTGTTACTTTGTGTTCCTCATGCAGCCAGTCacggtgtttgtgtctgtcttcaccctGACTGTCATAGCTGTGGATCGCTACTATGCCACTGTGCACCCTCTCAAGCGGAGACTCACCATCCCTAGCTGTGCCTACCTGTTAGCTGCCATCTGGCTGATGGCTTGTCTCCTGGCAGCCCCGGCTCTGGTTCACACCTACCACGTGGAGTTCTTCCACCAGGACTTGACCATCTGCGAGGAGTTCTGGACAGGCATGGAGAAGCCCAGGCTGGTCTATGCTTACAGCACCCTGGTGGTCACCTATGTGCTGCCCTTATCAGTCATCTCACTATCCTACCTGCGCATCTCAGTCAAGCTGAAGAACCGTGTGGTGCCTGGCAACATCACCCAAACCCAAGCTGAGTGGGATCGGGCTAGGCGCAGGAAAACATTCCGCCTCCTGGTGTTGGTGGTGGCCGTCTTTGGCCTCTGTtggctccctctccatctcttcaatgTGATCAAAGACATCGACATTGACCTGATTGACAAGCAGTACTTCAACCTGATCCAGCTGCTGTGCCACTGGTTTGCCATGAGCTCCACCTGTTACAACGCATTCATCTATGCCTGGCTTCACGACAGCTTCAGAGGGGAGCTCAAGAAGATGTTCACCTGGCAGAACCAGAAAGTGGCTCCCAGTGCTCACTGTGTCATGACCAGCGTGGTTCTGTAA